A region of the Festucalex cinctus isolate MCC-2025b chromosome 8, RoL_Fcin_1.0, whole genome shotgun sequence genome:
TGCACTCTTATTGAGATATTGTCGTCAATGCTGTATCTATTTAAGACGTCTTTTTATACATCGACACAATTGAAATGAACTCTTAATCCAGAAATGTTGATTGATCCTCCCCGTGCTGATCACAATGATCATTCACAATCTTGTGAAGATATCATGTTGTAAACAGGTTCTTGCACTTTAATTGGTTTTCATGCAATTGTCTCAACCAACATTTGACCCAATTCTAATGAGCATGTTAGGTGATTCAGCTCTCGAGGCATCTCCTTATGACAAAGCACAGAATTACAGAAGGTTTTTAGGGTGTGTGTACTTTTCCCCAAGGATATCAAAGATGATAAGCCAAAGAAGGAAATAATGACTTTTTATATCAGGGTTAGACAGCACCATAGTTACTTATTTAAAGTCATGTATAGATTGGGTCAGCTCCTCTATAACCGTAAGTATTATAAAAAACAGATGGCATGAtgaaattttaatgaaaatacataaaattagcaataaaacccctttaaaaaaaagaccattttgtATTTCCTTTATTTGTAATGTGTAAAATTTCCAATCCAAAGAAATCATGGGGTCATTATCCTATTATTAGGTTTTAATAACATTACAGGGGGTCAACTGTACAAAACACATAAGATACATTTGCCAAGCAGTATGTCTACTTGATGGACCCTTACAGCATTTTACCCTTTTTGGATCACAGCCAACTACCTAAAGGAATTGTTTTGTACATACTCTCTAAACATTACACATTTGTCTCCACCAGTGATGCCATTTAGGACCAGTTCCAGTCAAGCTCCTGTACTGACAGCCAATCCCGCCCGCGGCCTGGTGGACGATCCAATCAGCATAAAGGCAGCTTTTCTGCCACCGCACCATCCGGTTACATTGTGTGCACAAATGCGCAGTGAGGATGGTGACCTGTGGGAGGCCTTTGGCCACTATAACACAAGTGCAGAAGGCACTGTCAACTGTGAGTCATGCACTGTTGAAAGTATATGTTCTTTGTTTGGAGTTTCTTTTCAAATGAAACATGCTTTATAGCCTACAATAATAGAATATCTTTAAATTCTTAAATACATAGTGAACTAAACAAACCACAATCCTGTGTGTTGTTCATTATGACTGATGCGAGTTCATTGGCTAAAATGACATTATTATCAAATATATTTCCCCATGACTCATGCAGCTGTTTCCACCTCACTTCTTCTGACCTTCTTCTTTCTTGTGCGTTCAACAGTGACTAGGGATCATTCCATGGGCGGGTCATATTTGGGATGCGAGCCGATGGGTCTCTTCTGGGCCCTGCAGCCGGCTCCTGGGGAAAGGGAAGGTTTACGGCaagtggaccaaaaaaaaaaatccttatttatttattttcatttcacatTGCAAGAAGTGGAACTCAAATGGTTCTATGTTCATTGTgtttagatttgtttttgtgatgACTTAATATCTGTATTCATTTAGAAATGATTGATTGAACAATTATTCCAAAGGCTGCGAAAGAAGAATGTGGAGACTCCTCTCGTAGTGGACATTTCCTTACTGGAGGGTCACGTGTCTCCCAGAGAGAATGAGAATTCTGTGCTGGCTGTTGCAACCACAGAGCGCTGGTACATGGCACCAGGTGTTCAAAGAATAGACATTCGCCAAAATGGAGTTGTGGGAACGTTATTCTTACCGCCAGGTGAGCACAAATATGATCGCAAATTTGACTCTTCCAATTGTCTATTCTCTGATCTTGTTGCGCGTTCTTGGCAGGTCCCGGCAGGTTTCCAGCCGTGCTGGACTTATGGGGTTTGGGCGGAGGACTAGTGGAGTACCGCTCATCCCTGATTGCATCCAGGGGCTTTGCCAGCTTCTCCATCGCCTACATGGAACACCAAGATCTGACAGACCAGATAGATATTAACGCTGCGGATGCATATATGAAGGTAAGATATCCCTAAAGTAAGGTAATGGTATAAACGGGTTAATTATGCACCGTCGGCCATCTGGTAGAAAATGATTCAATTGTTCTACCTGTCACTATTTGTTGCTAGTTTAGATAGAACAAAGAAActttatttgtagtaaataaatcattttaggCTAATTAAGTGACATTAAGTAATCTCCCCAATCTGGACTGGAGAGAGAACgtacaataaaattaatttaccCACCCCATATATTGTGCATATAAATTAGCTAGCAGTGTTGCATCTGGGCCAGTCCACAAAAATCTTAAATTTGAATATGTTGATCATGTTTGTAAACATGCATCACATGCCCACCACTGACATTTCAAAATGGCGCCACAAGTTAACgaaactttatttattaaattacctAAACTATCGTATAGTTCGTTATTAattcccccccctttttttttccaggaagtATTTAATATTCTCCAGGATCATCCTCAGATCTGCGGCAACAGAGTTGGTATCTTTGGTATCTCCTATGGGGTCTACCTCGCCCTCCGAATGGCCACAAACACTGATGTAAATGTAGGTCACACAGTTGTACACAGTTTACCATATTTTAAAGTGTAAAGTCAAACATTTCCATGAATTGAAATCTGACGTGATGTTTTGAATGCATTGTGTGACACGGTATATCTGCCACCATCAGTTTTAGGGTCTTTATATGTTCATCATGAAGCAGTATTTGTCCTGAGAAACCAGATGTTGACTGTGGTGTTTGTCTAATATTCCAAAAACTTCACTCTGTTCTCCAGCCATCCTGTTTGGTTTGTATTAATGGGCCAGCAGGAAGCAACGTGGACATCATAAAAATCTTTTGCAAGCCGAAAGCAGCTGAAAGGTATTTGAAAATTACAGTTTAGGTCGTAGAaacaaattgttgttgtttaatatCATGTTCATATTCTGGAATTGCTCAACACTATTGATCTCTTCCACCAAATGATCTGATATTTTCTTTGAAATCATTACTTTTAGTGACCAGATATTTTGGCCACAGAATGAGGCAGGCCATATTAGTTTTAAGGACATTTCTTCACCTGAACGCTACTCCCCTGGAACTCAAGTGAAGGTCGTGTGAACACCATCCTGGCAAGTACGATAgaatagaaacaaaaaaaaaacttgaattgTGTCTCATCCTTGCAGTTAGAGAACCTAGCCTGTCCATTGATGTACATTTCGAGTGAAGATGACCAATGTTTTCTCAGCACTGAGAATTCAAACCtggtacgtatatatatataagttaaCCTCTTCACTGTAGATTTTGTTGAACATTTAAAGTTAATGCTGCTTTTCAGATCGAAGATGGTCTGAAAAGAGATGGTAAATCTCACCTGTTTACCTTTTTGTCATATCCTGGCGCTGGCCACCTGATTGAAACACCTTACACACCACACACAAGAACGTCTTTGTGGAAAAGTAAACCAGAAAAAAGTGAGAGCTCTAATCAGACACTCGATTGCAATACCACAAGTGTCCTTCTGTGAAAggtcaaaataaatgttgactgtCCTGTTGTGTTTCTCCTGCAGTGCTCATTCTGTGGGGGGGTCACCCCACACCCCACGCTGCTGCACAGGAAGATTCTTGGAGGAAAATCCTGAAGTTTTTGGACAAACATCTGAGGGCGTGAATTCCATTTGTCACAAAAGTTTACAGATTCACCGCAAGGAGGAGCTGTTGAGTCGTGAGAACAAGGAACGATTTTAATGATGTTTCTTTGTTGTGCCTGCAGTGCTATATTTATCATTTCCTAATATTTATGAGGTAGCTGCAGGTATGTTATCATATTTATCACGGCTTTAGCTTCACTTGTTGCAGCTGGTCGGTGTATATCTCTTGGGGGTGTTCAATTTAGAAAGACCCTTAATATACAAGGAAATACATTACCGTGACATGGAGTGAATAGTTCATGGCATGCTGAAGTAACCATGGCAACAAGGGCGATAAACTCCTTGAAGTCAATCTCCAGGTCACCGTTCTGGTCAAGGTCAGCAAAGAGTTCATCCAGTTCGTCCTTGTCGATTTTCTGTTCAAccacaaatacaaatgaaagattgacatGGCAGCTGTTACACAGTGGTTGTTTGAATGGTGACTATTGTACAATCTGAGGCTTATTGTAAAGCTTACCTTTATGAAATGACCCATCTCATTGTTGATGAGCGCCCTGAGATCTGCTTTTTTCAAGTTTCCGTTTTCACCCGAATATTTCTGAAACACTCGTATGATAGTGACCATGCCAGTCTCCAAGTTGGACATGCACTCCTTTGAAGCCTGCAATAAAAATAGATGcatcaaaaatcaaaacattgcTCATTATCATATATTTTCCAAACTAGTTGAGTGTTATAAATACTATTATAGAATAATATTTTAAACTATAATTGTTTAGCCTTACCATTCTGGTGTTTCTTACTCCCATGTGAAGTAAGTGTTGGGTCTTGAGTATCTTAGCTTCTCCAGCAGCGTGTTGACTGCCTCGCACAATTCACAGTAGACACTAAACTGTATGCGATTGATCGACCGTACAAAGGCTCTTTGTCCCATCAACAGGTTAATGCACATATAATGGATATCGGTGGTCAATTTGTCATTCGGATATCATGTTCTCCATTTTAATGCCACTAATGGACTCTAGTGGCTAAATAAAAAGCTGTTAACAGTGCATATGTGGTTTCAAATGTAGATAATTTACGGGTGAGATAATGGACAGAAACTAGGCTTTGTAAAAGCCTTTGACTACATGCGCTTTATAAAATTGTGGGAATTGTAAAAATATGCATGGACCAATACGTTTAGAAATATGCCTTTTACAAATGATGAAAATGGAGACGTGTGGTATAttgtgagaattttttttttaagtcactacGGAAAACAGACTCTAATGTAACACACGTACAGAGAAACCATCAACTTCACTTACAAGACTGTATTAAACCTACTAGCCATACATGAGGAACACCTGAACAATAGATGCTTTCATATGGCGTtacatttgtgccacaattacgCAAGCCATACTTTTATGGTGTTGTGTCTCTGCATTGTGTTGagctgccttgtgtatgaaatgtgcaatAGAACTAAAACAGCCATTCTTGCCTTAGCCTCATTAACATAATCAACGGCTTCACATGATTATCAATATCAATCACTAGAATTAACGGAAATGTAAGCAATTTTCTATcatttttttctacaatattCTCATTGAGACGCCCCTGCAACTGTTGTCGTGACGGAAACTACTGGTAGGTCTGATTTGCACTTGAACGCATCGCGCGACCCCGCTTCCTGTTTGCTTACGCGAGACTGTCACTTCCTGGTTCCCTGGACGTGAATGCACCATCGCCCGCCTTCCTGCTCCTGACGTCAAGAAACTGGAAcagaacatgaaaaaaatctaCAAATCACTAACGAAAACGTAAAAGTCACATTACGTTTTTTATCCGGGAATTGGTGATCGCGGGAAAATATTTGCCCGTGGAGGACAAGACGATATATCAAGAAGGCAAAGTGTTTCGGTAAGGTTTTACATTCCTTTGCTGCCTGTGTGAACGGAAAACATGCTAACGTTACTCCTTAGCCGCCCTGAGAGCTGCAATGTTGTTCAAATTATTACTCGTTGTGGTTCTAATGCTGAATTAGTCAGgagaaataaactaaatagcttCTGTGGCTTCTTCTGTTTGCGTGTTTAGAAAACAAAGcacacagattttattttttattaatttaattaatctaTTGGTATCACCTGAGGTGAGTGACACTCCTGTCTCAGCCTTTTATCACTATGCGATGATAAGGCTGATGTGAACGGTTTGTTTTCCCAAGAATATCTTATTTAATTATAACgtttttattcaaaatgtcATATATGTGAAAAGTGCTACAGTACCACCTCCAAAAAGGTGTAATATTACAATAAATCTCTTCCGTTGAATTTCTCCTTTGCATCGATAACAGTTTcacaaattaaatgaaataaattgtaGTTATTGTTGAATGAGTATAACTGTGAATGTGTATTTTAAGTCTAAAAATATGTTTGACCTTGAGAGTGGATGATGTTGAGTTGACCTTGGgacagatatttttttaatgatcactTATGCTGCATTTGGGGAAAGTGGGAAATCGGTTATCCGACTTCGAATCTCCCGGTTACGACCTCAAAGCGATTccgataaattgtttgttgtcCTGGTTAACACAGTGAGTCGAAATCACGTTAGGTTGCGCAAAGTTACTTTTTTCGAATAACTAAATTAATGTTATAATAAATACGTTTCTAATCATGTAAATTATGTTCAGCCATTCACGGTGTTTGTCTTTACAGGGTTTTTGCCATTGTCGAGTGATGTCAGATGATGTAAACCAGTCGGTATAGtcgggggtccttttttttttttgctaagggGTATTCCCGTCTATAATTCCTGGTATGAAGCTGGAAAAGTCCCGCTACAGTGCCCCGAATTTTAATGATTTGATTAAATTTTATGATATTCATTGACTATTCAAATTTCAATGTAGATTCAACAACTATTCAACTTTCAATGGACATCTAAGAGAATGGACACATTAACTCGTTATTGctgctaaacaaaaacaaacaaacaaaaaaaactctgaaACTTTTATGTTTGACTTAATGAAGGTTGGTTGTTTGGGAAACATTGCTCTAGAGATAAGTGGTAATGAGCCACATCCCCACCCCCCTACATGCCCTATATTCATTTGATGCTATAATAAGCACAGCCTAAACTCCACGTCACACTTTCCATCTCTGTTTTAACTGAAATCTCCTCAGCGAAGTCCAGACATGACCGAGCTGCTGAAGCTTCTGCTGCGGGTGTCCGAGAAAGCCGCCAATGTGGCTCGCGTCTGCAGGCAGGAGGCGCCCCTCTTCCAGCTCCTGGTCCAAGAAAAGACCGGAGACGACAAGAACAAGAAGTTTGTGCAGGACTTCAAGACGCTGGCGGATGTCGTGATTCAGGAGGTGATACGGCACGATGTTGGCGCTCAGGTATGGAGGTGACCTTTACCTTGACTTATGAATGATACAAGGGTGCATGTTACCCCTCTCATTAATGTGCTCTTTTTCTTTGTGTTCAGTTTCCTGAGATGGCCAGCTTCATTCACGGAGAGGAATCCAACAAATTTGAAAATGGACTtggtaattgtgggaatgctgaaagcatgttattcggatttttattctcctcacttttttgcctaga
Encoded here:
- the LOC144024295 gene encoding protein S100-B-like — encoded protein: MGVRNTRMASKECMSNLETGMVTIIRVFQKYSGENGNLKKADLRALINNEMGHFIKKIDKDELDELFADLDQNGDLEIDFKEFIALVAMVTSACHELFTPCHGAGCRAQKRPIGSHPKYDPPME
- the LOC144024292 gene encoding peroxisomal succinyl-coenzyme A thioesterase-like, whose protein sequence is MAPGVQRIDIRQNGVVGTLFLPPGPGRFPAVLDLWGLGGGLVEYRSSLIASRGFASFSIAYMEHQDLTDQIDINAADAYMKEVFNILQDHPQICGNRVGIFGISYGVYLALRMATNTDVNPSCLVCINGPAGSNVDIIKIFCKPKAAESDQIFWPQNEAGHISFKDISSPERYSPGTQVKLENLACPLMYISSEDDQCFLSTENSNLIEDGLKRDGKSHLFTFLSYPGAGHLIETPYTPHTRTSLWKSKPEKMLILWGGHPTPHAAAQEDSWRKILKFLDKHLRA